One genomic region from Nilaparvata lugens isolate BPH chromosome 3, ASM1435652v1, whole genome shotgun sequence encodes:
- the LOC111045735 gene encoding uncharacterized protein LOC111045735, which translates to MMLMIQSCWFMSLIVLSFCTASICSTSGANKVGNLNYGDTECLTIRFYASIKGIPVDSIITPYPPLTLQEINQKLASYPGNGLLLKLKNEAQNAENQCLLIAELRNMLADKDLILPGLLLSETTSRGWNREGLKRVFDESSRNHIYEDFKLDDDNKYISSEDLAKYIVKGVRYS; encoded by the exons ATGATGCTGATGATACAGAGTTGCTGGTTTATGTCACTGATTGTACTCAGTTTCTGCACTGCATCAATTTGTTCCACCTCTGGGGCAAACAAAGTC GGGAATCTGAACTATGGGGATACTGAATGTCTTACTATAA ggTTCTACGCAAGTATCAAAGGTATACCGGTGGACTCTATCATCACGCCCTATCCACCTCTCACCCTTCAAGAAATAAACCAAAAATTGGCATCTTACCCCGGAAATG GTTTgttattgaagttgaaaaatgaaGCACAGAATGCCGAGAATCAATGTTTGCTAATCGCTGAGCTTCGCAACATGTTGGCAGATAAGGA TCTAATTCTACCAGGTCTCCTACTCAGTGAGACTACAAGTCGCGGCTGGAATAGAGAAGGGTTGAAGAGAGTATTTGATGAATCGTCGCGTAATCATATTTATGAAGATTTCAAATTGGATGATGATAATAAGTACATTTCATCTGAAG